From Micromonospora rhizosphaerae, the proteins below share one genomic window:
- a CDS encoding TetR/AcrR family transcriptional regulator, which translates to MVYRSTERVRARLSASRERIITAALKIMAEHGYAGCSVAAVAERAGVATGSVYRHFPTKANLFAEVFRTASQREVDAVARAAALESTTAERLSAIVETFAGRALQSPRLAYALLAEPVDPAVDAERLVFRRAYAELIAGYVAAGVASGELPPQDPELTATALVGALAEAMVGPLAAGMAGPDTIPGLITFIHRALGVSP; encoded by the coding sequence GTGGTCTACCGGAGCACCGAGCGGGTGAGAGCCCGCCTGAGCGCCTCCCGGGAGCGGATCATCACCGCCGCGCTGAAGATCATGGCCGAGCACGGATACGCCGGCTGCTCGGTCGCCGCCGTGGCCGAGCGGGCCGGCGTGGCGACCGGCAGCGTCTACCGCCACTTCCCCACCAAGGCCAACCTGTTCGCCGAGGTGTTCCGGACCGCCTCGCAGCGCGAGGTGGACGCGGTCGCGCGCGCCGCAGCGCTGGAGAGCACCACCGCCGAGCGGCTGTCCGCCATCGTCGAGACGTTCGCCGGCCGCGCGCTGCAGTCGCCGCGATTGGCGTACGCCCTGCTCGCCGAGCCGGTCGACCCGGCGGTCGACGCCGAGCGGCTGGTCTTCCGCCGCGCGTACGCCGAACTGATCGCCGGGTACGTCGCGGCGGGCGTGGCGAGCGGCGAACTACCCCCACAGGACCCGGAGCTGACCGCGACCGCACTGGTCGGCGCCCTGGCCGAGGCCATGGTCGGTCCGCTGGCCGCCGGGATGGCCGGCCCGGACACCATCCCCGGCCTGATCACCTTCATCCACCGCGCGCTGGGAGTATCGCCGTGA
- a CDS encoding alpha-amylase family glycosyl hydrolase has translation MKRALLIGVGTYASEALPNLDSPGSDLKDWARLLRDPGLAAFDDVRDSLDDDSHTAQVTLYDFLKSADPHDFLLVYYSGHGRLHNGHRLYLTATDTDPDRLPPTAVPTDELRLWIDECRASGLVLILDCCHAGAFGDLKQRGDRSRIVVVSAGATELAHEGDGYKQHALPSAFSGPFLEGLRTGAADRDGNGIISVREAFDYAAVRMVDRERRQTPQMRAAGVGDLILSNAPRRPELIPGDLLALTRSGLESARVLAVDELSNWAHGRNRSREQLVAAFETLETLERDPAERVAARARQALSGRLRVARSEVENDPGPEPPDDPNWAAGSTFYEVNVRFFYDSDGDGHGDLRGITEKLDYLRRLGVNCLLLNPIMASPALGDGRAASDFEAIDAGLGQPSHLLELLSLARRQGLRVVLDLVLNHTSDEHPWFEASRSDPDGPYGNFYVWRDTGDAYAEADEPLSSRGAGWTYDGKRRQYYLHRYSQHEPDLNYDAPEVRAAMRDVMDFWLRQGVDGLRLLTVPYLFERTGTSSKGLDETHSYLRDLRSWLDSTYPNRIFIAWSEDWPEGASSYFGTAEHPECHLVMYASLMPSLLLAMRRETHRPVSRVLSQMRDQPGDRHWAVFLRDGDEMSLGLLHEREREELLHTYAPLARMRGATGIRRRTASLLNDDRGQLELAFALLLSMPGVPVVYYGDEIGMGENLSLPGNRAVNTPMQWAPDRNGGFSVAQPENLPAPLIHESIYGYMAVNVENQLRARSSLLHVVEKLMETRHAWTAFSRPGCRIVRSTNPAVLAFLRGERDDEVLCLFNFSRYPQTTTLTLPPYAGRRPRELMGGAEFPTVQESGEYDLGVAGHGFFWLSLATAEARPSPA, from the coding sequence GTGAAGCGTGCGCTCCTGATCGGTGTGGGCACCTACGCCAGCGAAGCACTGCCCAACCTCGACTCACCCGGCAGTGACCTCAAGGACTGGGCCCGGCTCCTCCGGGACCCCGGCCTCGCCGCCTTCGACGACGTCCGGGACTCCCTCGACGACGACTCCCACACCGCGCAGGTCACCCTGTACGACTTCCTGAAGAGCGCCGATCCCCACGACTTCCTGCTCGTGTACTACTCCGGCCACGGGCGACTGCACAACGGCCATCGCCTCTACCTGACGGCAACCGACACCGACCCGGACCGCCTTCCGCCGACCGCCGTACCGACCGACGAGCTGCGGCTCTGGATCGACGAGTGCCGGGCCAGCGGGCTGGTCCTGATCCTGGACTGCTGCCACGCGGGCGCCTTCGGCGACCTCAAGCAGCGCGGGGACCGCAGCCGCATCGTCGTGGTGTCCGCCGGGGCCACCGAGTTGGCACACGAGGGTGACGGTTACAAGCAGCACGCGCTGCCGTCCGCGTTCTCCGGCCCCTTTCTCGAGGGGCTGCGGACCGGCGCGGCCGACCGCGACGGCAACGGGATCATCAGCGTCCGGGAGGCCTTCGATTACGCGGCGGTACGGATGGTCGACCGGGAACGCCGGCAGACCCCGCAGATGCGGGCCGCCGGCGTCGGGGACCTGATCCTCAGCAACGCGCCCCGGCGGCCCGAGCTGATCCCGGGCGACCTCCTCGCGCTCACCCGCAGCGGGCTCGAGTCGGCACGGGTGCTCGCCGTGGACGAGCTGAGCAACTGGGCGCACGGCAGGAACCGGAGCCGCGAGCAGCTGGTGGCCGCGTTCGAGACGCTCGAGACCCTGGAGCGGGACCCGGCGGAGCGGGTGGCCGCGCGCGCCCGCCAAGCCCTGTCGGGCCGGCTCCGCGTCGCCCGCAGCGAGGTCGAGAACGACCCCGGCCCGGAGCCGCCGGACGACCCCAACTGGGCGGCCGGCAGCACGTTCTACGAGGTGAACGTGCGGTTCTTCTACGACTCCGACGGCGACGGCCACGGCGACCTGCGCGGCATCACCGAGAAGCTGGACTACCTGCGCCGGCTGGGGGTGAACTGCCTGCTGCTGAACCCGATCATGGCATCGCCGGCGCTGGGTGACGGTAGGGCGGCGTCCGACTTCGAGGCCATCGACGCCGGCCTCGGGCAGCCGTCGCACCTGCTGGAGCTGCTGAGCCTCGCCCGTCGGCAGGGCCTGCGGGTGGTGCTGGACCTGGTGCTCAACCACACCAGCGACGAGCATCCGTGGTTCGAGGCCTCCCGGAGCGACCCGGACGGCCCGTACGGCAACTTCTACGTGTGGCGGGACACGGGCGACGCCTACGCCGAGGCGGACGAACCGCTCAGCAGCCGTGGCGCGGGTTGGACGTACGACGGAAAGCGGCGACAGTACTACCTGCACCGCTACAGCCAACACGAGCCGGACCTGAACTACGACGCGCCCGAGGTGCGGGCCGCGATGCGTGACGTGATGGACTTCTGGCTCCGGCAGGGGGTCGACGGCCTGCGCCTGCTCACGGTGCCCTACCTGTTCGAGCGCACCGGCACGTCGAGCAAGGGACTCGACGAGACGCACAGCTACCTGCGGGACCTGCGGTCCTGGTTGGACTCGACGTACCCGAACCGGATCTTCATCGCGTGGAGTGAGGACTGGCCGGAAGGCGCCAGCTCCTACTTCGGCACCGCGGAGCACCCGGAGTGCCACCTCGTGATGTACGCCTCGCTCATGCCGAGTCTGCTGCTCGCCATGCGGCGCGAGACGCACCGGCCGGTGTCCCGGGTGCTGTCACAGATGCGGGACCAGCCGGGTGACCGCCACTGGGCGGTGTTCCTCCGCGACGGGGACGAGATGTCGCTGGGCCTGCTGCATGAGCGGGAACGCGAGGAACTGCTGCACACGTACGCGCCGCTGGCCCGCATGCGGGGCGCGACCGGCATCCGCCGGCGGACGGCCAGCCTGCTCAACGACGACCGGGGGCAGCTCGAACTCGCGTTCGCCTTGTTGCTGTCCATGCCCGGCGTTCCGGTCGTCTACTACGGCGACGAGATCGGCATGGGCGAGAACCTGTCGCTGCCCGGCAACCGGGCGGTCAACACGCCGATGCAGTGGGCACCGGACCGCAACGGAGGCTTCTCGGTGGCACAGCCGGAGAACCTGCCGGCGCCGCTGATCCACGAGTCGATCTACGGCTACATGGCGGTCAACGTGGAGAACCAACTCCGCGCCCGGTCCTCCCTGCTGCACGTGGTGGAGAAGCTGATGGAGACGCGGCACGCCTGGACGGCGTTCTCCCGCCCCGGCTGCCGCATCGTCCGCTCCACCAACCCGGCCGTGCTGGCATTCCTCCGCGGCGAGCGCGACGACGAGGTGCTGTGCCTGTTCAACTTCTCCCGGTACCCACAGACGACGACGCTGACCCTGCCCCCGTACGCCGGTCGTCGGCCCCGGGAGCTCATGGGCGGCGCCGAATTCCCGACGGTGCAGGAGTCCGGCGAGTACGACCTCGGCGTAGCCGGTCACGGCTTCTTCTGGCTCTCCCTGGCGACGGCGGAGGCCCGGCCCTCGCCCGCCTGA
- a CDS encoding L,D-transpeptidase, with the protein MTVTPAADTKKVSPLEQVVVAVEGGTLKDVSVAAGSKTVAGELDGDGLTWRSTGKLAYGKTYSVTVSAADSAGALTQHTSSFSTVKPSGVASVTFQANALTALRDGGTYGVGLPVMVNFSKPVKNRAEAEQAMLVETTPAVEGRWRWIDSRNAHWRPAKYWTPGTKISVKINLFGRDLGKGVYGGADASTNFTIGPSRIAIADASTHRMKVYIDGRMVRDIPVSMGKGGTVVGADGKIVSYWTASGPHVVMTREPAHRMTSASYGIVDPKDPNYYDEVIKLCVRISYTGEFVHLADWNIGAHGRENTSHGCINVGPDHARWFYDTFRLGDVVDVRNTPRRMGLTDGVGDWTVPWDKW; encoded by the coding sequence GTGACCGTCACGCCGGCCGCCGATACCAAGAAGGTGTCGCCGCTCGAGCAGGTCGTCGTGGCGGTGGAGGGCGGCACGCTCAAGGATGTCTCGGTGGCCGCCGGGAGCAAGACCGTCGCCGGCGAGCTGGATGGAGACGGTCTGACCTGGCGTTCGACCGGCAAGCTGGCGTACGGCAAGACCTACAGCGTGACGGTGTCGGCGGCCGACTCCGCCGGTGCGCTGACCCAGCACACCAGCAGCTTCAGCACGGTCAAGCCGTCCGGGGTCGCTTCCGTCACGTTCCAGGCCAACGCGCTGACCGCCCTGCGGGACGGTGGCACGTACGGGGTCGGTCTGCCGGTCATGGTGAACTTCAGCAAGCCGGTCAAGAACCGCGCCGAGGCCGAGCAGGCGATGCTCGTGGAGACCACGCCGGCCGTCGAGGGACGGTGGCGCTGGATCGACAGCCGGAACGCGCACTGGCGGCCGGCGAAGTACTGGACCCCGGGCACGAAGATCTCGGTGAAGATCAACCTGTTCGGCCGTGATCTCGGCAAGGGCGTCTACGGCGGCGCCGACGCCAGCACGAACTTCACCATCGGTCCGTCCCGCATCGCTATCGCCGACGCGAGCACCCACCGGATGAAGGTCTACATCGACGGCAGGATGGTGCGCGACATCCCGGTCAGCATGGGCAAGGGCGGCACCGTCGTAGGCGCGGACGGCAAGATCGTCAGCTACTGGACGGCCTCCGGCCCGCACGTGGTGATGACCCGGGAACCCGCGCACCGGATGACCTCCGCCAGCTACGGGATCGTCGATCCCAAGGACCCCAACTACTACGACGAGGTCATCAAGCTCTGCGTGCGGATCTCGTACACGGGCGAGTTCGTCCACCTGGCCGACTGGAACATCGGGGCGCACGGCAGGGAGAACACCTCGCACGGCTGCATCAACGTCGGACCGGACCATGCCCGATGGTTCTACGACACGTTCCGGCTCGGGGACGTGGTCGATGTGCGCAACACCCCGCGACGGATGGGACTCACCGACGGGGTGGGCGACTGGACCGTACCGTGGGACAAGTGGTGA
- a CDS encoding isovaleryl-CoA dehydrogenase has product MTTHEVFNQVPPLAGYDAADDPALLDGLEREGAGWAAAELHELGRIGGSEQAAEYGRLANEHPPVLRTHDRYGHRIDEVEFHPAWHELMRTAVTHGLHAAPWADDRPGAHVARAARFYTWRPDAGHGCPISMTYAAVPALRHNPELAAQYEPLLTAATYDFGLRAPLTKRGLLAGMSMTEKQGGSDVRANTTTAHPEPDGTYRLLGHKWFTSAPMCDIFLTLAQAPGGLTCFLVPRVLPDGTRNPMRLMRLKDKLGNRSNASAEVEYEHAVAWRIGDEGQGVRTIIDMVNLTRLDCVIGAAAGMRQGVLTAAHHAAHRRAFGRYLVDQPLMRNVLADLAVESEAATVLMMRLAGATDRSARGDDSETAFKRLALAIGKYWVCKRWPAHAAEALECLGGNGYVEESGMPRLFRESPLNSIWEGSGNVAALDVLRALAREPQVMEAFRAEATAAAGADPRLDAALRQVQSELSDHGDLELRARRVVERLALVLQGSLLVRHGHPAVADAFCASRLGGDHGQAYGTLPAGVDFAAIISRAVPKVG; this is encoded by the coding sequence GTGACGACGCACGAGGTGTTCAACCAGGTTCCCCCGCTGGCCGGCTATGACGCGGCGGACGACCCGGCACTGCTCGACGGGCTCGAGCGGGAGGGCGCCGGCTGGGCCGCCGCCGAGCTGCACGAGCTCGGCCGGATCGGCGGCAGCGAGCAGGCGGCGGAGTACGGGCGGCTGGCGAACGAGCACCCGCCGGTGCTGCGCACCCACGACCGCTACGGCCACCGGATCGACGAGGTGGAGTTCCACCCGGCCTGGCACGAGCTGATGCGCACCGCGGTCACGCACGGCCTGCACGCCGCGCCGTGGGCGGACGACCGGCCGGGCGCACACGTGGCCCGGGCGGCCAGGTTCTACACCTGGCGCCCCGACGCCGGCCACGGCTGCCCGATCTCGATGACCTACGCGGCGGTGCCGGCGCTACGGCACAACCCGGAGCTGGCCGCACAGTACGAGCCGCTGCTCACCGCCGCGACGTACGACTTCGGGCTGCGGGCACCGCTGACCAAGCGGGGCCTGCTGGCCGGCATGTCGATGACGGAGAAGCAGGGCGGCTCGGACGTGCGCGCCAACACCACCACCGCCCACCCCGAGCCGGACGGCACCTACCGGCTCCTCGGGCACAAGTGGTTCACCTCGGCGCCGATGTGCGACATCTTCCTCACCCTCGCCCAGGCACCGGGCGGACTCACCTGCTTCCTCGTCCCGCGCGTCCTTCCGGACGGCACGCGTAACCCGATGCGGCTGATGCGCCTGAAGGACAAGCTCGGCAACCGGTCCAACGCCTCGGCGGAGGTCGAGTACGAGCACGCGGTCGCCTGGCGCATCGGGGACGAGGGCCAGGGCGTGCGCACCATCATCGACATGGTCAACCTGACCCGCCTCGACTGCGTCATCGGCGCAGCGGCCGGAATGCGCCAAGGCGTGCTCACCGCCGCCCACCACGCCGCCCATCGGCGGGCCTTCGGCCGGTACCTCGTCGACCAGCCGCTGATGCGCAACGTGCTCGCCGACCTCGCGGTCGAGTCCGAGGCCGCCACCGTCCTCATGATGCGGCTCGCCGGAGCGACCGACCGGTCCGCGCGCGGCGACGACAGCGAGACGGCGTTCAAGCGGCTCGCCCTCGCCATCGGCAAGTACTGGGTCTGCAAGCGCTGGCCGGCGCACGCCGCCGAGGCCCTCGAATGCCTGGGCGGCAACGGCTACGTCGAGGAATCAGGCATGCCGCGGCTGTTCCGCGAGTCCCCACTGAACTCGATCTGGGAGGGGTCCGGCAACGTCGCGGCGCTGGACGTACTGCGCGCTCTCGCCAGGGAACCCCAGGTCATGGAGGCGTTCCGGGCCGAGGCGACCGCCGCTGCCGGCGCCGACCCGCGGCTCGACGCCGCCCTACGCCAGGTGCAGTCCGAGCTGTCCGACCACGGCGACCTCGAACTGCGGGCCCGCCGCGTCGTCGAACGGCTCGCGCTGGTCCTGCAGGGCTCGCTGTTGGTGCGGCACGGCCACCCCGCCGTCGCCGACGCCTTCTGCGCGTCCCGGCTCGGCGGCGACCACGGGCAGGCGTACGGCACCCTGCCGGCCGGTGTCGACTTCGCCGCGATCATCTCCCGCGCCGTACCCAAGGTGGGCTGA